The genomic interval TTACAGGGAGGTTTAAGGCTTGTGCTAAATGGGGTGATGGATTAGGAGAACATTTTGTTGTTCCTAGCATTAAGACTTTAATGACtacaaaagagaaagaaaaagaaatagatTTATCTAGGAATGAAAACTTGGCATCCCAAAATCCATTTTTCAAGTCTGTCATACAAAAAGCACATTTACATAATCAATATGACATGGTAAGTTTtctttgtaaattaattaatacagTTATACTAATTTTGTCTTTATTTATACAGTTATACTAATTTCTTTACTTGTTTTAATGATTTTAGGCCTTACCAAAAGATTTTTGGAGACAGAATGTGGATGAAAACTCTTGCCATTATATTACTCTATATGTTCTTCATGATCAAAACAAGATTTGGCCTGTAAGACTTTATGCACGTCTTAGAAGTACTTGCCCATTTCGAAGGGCTGCATTTCGAAAAAAGGATTGGCAGAGATTTGTTGATGAAAATCATTTGAAAGTGGGAGATGTTTGTATCTTTGAACTTATTGATAAAAATGAAATGAAGTTCCAAGTTACCATTAATCGAGCAGATTCTGAAGGTTAGTAACTTAATTAACAATAAGGTGAATAAAGGTTCAAAATTATTTACATTTTAAGTGTTCTTGAATTTAGTATGCTAATACAACTTTGTTGATATGTTAAGGACAATACTATGAAGTTTGGGACTAGCAGCAAGGCTATTAATGGCACTGCTTCATCTTCAAAGGATGGCAAATTGTTTGGAGGAGAGATTAAACAGTCTAATCCCACTTTCCGAGTGAAATTGGCGGTGTCTGGTTCTCGGGTGCAGGTATGATTTGTTACAgattaataaatcattttataatTGAATGCCTCTTTTGAACAACAAAAAGTTTCCAACATTTCAGTATGGTCATATGTTTTTATATGTTTCATCAATTACTTAATTATGCATATGGGATTCTCTATACtcattataattttgatatttacatattattagAATGTGATTATGGCTGAGAAAGTAGAATAGGTTGAAATGTATGGTAAGATGAGAATAATGAGGTTTCATTTCAAAACCGATATTGATATTgacaatgagtggagtagcttGCTAGCTAGCTTATGATcttataaatagtattaataaGTTTTcacttattattattgtgaaaCTACACATGAATATTTTTCAGCAGCGCATTCCAATCCGTTTTTCAAGGCAGTTTTTTAAGGAAAACCCGAAAGCTGTAAGACTTAAGGTGG from Cannabis sativa cultivar Pink pepper isolate KNU-18-1 chromosome 4, ASM2916894v1, whole genome shotgun sequence carries:
- the LOC115713778 gene encoding B3 domain-containing protein Os06g0112300-like, with amino-acid sequence MTTKEKEKEIDLSRNENLASQNPFFKSVIQKAHLHNQYDMALPKDFWRQNVDENSCHYITLYVLHDQNKIWPVRLYARLRSTCPFRRAAFRKKDWQRFVDENHLKVGDVCIFELIDKNEMKFQVTINRADSEGQYYEVWD